TGTTCGCCTTCTACGAGCACCCGCGACCGGGAGCCGTGTACAACATCGGTGGATCGCGCTTCGCGAACTGCTCGGTGCTCGAGGCCATCGCGCTCAGCGAGGAGCTCACCGGCTGCGAGATGAACTACTCGCTGTCGGATGAGAACCGGTCGGGCGACCACATCTGGTGGATCTCCGACGTGCGGAGATTTCAGGCCGACTACCCCGACTGGCAGTACCAGTACAACCTGCGCACCACCGTGCAGGAGATCGTGGACGCCACCCGGGAGCGCATGGCCACCGCATGAGCCAGATGCTCTCCGTCGTGATCCCGGCGCACAACGAGGCCGATTCCATACCCACCGCGCTGCGCGGGGTGTATGCGGCCCTGCAGGCGGCCGGGGTGGATCACGAGATCGTGGTGGTGGATGACCACTGCAGCGACGGCACCGCCGACGTGGTGCGCGCGCTGGCTGCACACGAGGTGCCCACCGCCCGCGTGGTGGTGAACCAGGGCAAGGGCGGCTTCGGGTTGGCGGTGCGCTGCGGCCTGGACAACTTCTCGGGCGACGCCGTGGCGGTGATGATGGCCGACCTCAGCGACTCGCCCGACGACCTGGTGGAGTTCTGGCGCACCATGCAGCGCACCGGGGCCGACTGCGTGTTTGGCACGCGGTTCTCGAAGGGCGGGCGGGTCATCGACTACCCGGCGGCCAAGCTGCGCATCAACCGGGTGGCCAATCTGGGCATTCGCGTGCTCTTCGGGCTGCGCTACGACGACGTCACCAACGCCTTCAAGTTGTATCGCCGCGAGGTGATCGACGGCGTGCAGCCGCTGCTCAGCCACCACTTCAACCTCACGGTTGAGATACCGCTCAAGGCGATCGTGCGGGGCTACACCTACGCCGTGGTGCCCAACTCGTGGACCAACCGCTCGCATGGCGAGTCGAAGTTCAGGGTGAAGGAGATGGGATCCCGGTACGCATTCATCATCCTCTACTGCCTGCTCGAGCGACTGCTCTCACGCGGTGACTATCGCCGCGTGGCTGCGGAGCAACGATGACTCTCGAATCGCCAACAGCGTGGGTATGCGTGCCCACCTACGACGAGCGCGAGAACGTCGAGGCGCTCGTCACCGCCGTGCGGCAGGCCATGGACGATGCCGGCATCGACGGCCACGTGCTGGTGATCGACGACGGCTCGCCCGACGGCACCGGGCAGATTGCCGATGCCATGGCGGCTCGCGACAACCGCGTGCACGTGCTGCACCGCACCGCCAAGGAGGGCATTGGGCCCGCCTACCGGGCGGGGTTCCGCCACGCCATGGCGGAGGGTGCAGACCTCATCCTCGAGATGGACTGCGACTTCTCCCACAACCCGCGCGACGTGCCCCGGCTCATCGCCGCCGCACGCACAGCAGACGTGGTGCTCGGTTCGCGCTACGCGCGGGGGGGCGGTGTGGCCGAGTGGGGACTGCTGCGCCGTGCGATCAGCCGCGGCGGGTGCCTGTATGCCCAGGCATGGATCGGCGCATCGGTGAAGGACCTCACGGGCGGCTTCAAGTGCTTTCGCCGCGAGGTACTCGAGGCTATCCCTCTCGATGAGGTGTCGGGCGCGGGCTACGTGTTCCAGGTGGAGATGACCTACCGCGCACTGCTGCAGGGCTTCTCGGTGGTCGAGGTGCCCATCACCTTCACCGACCGCACCCAAGGCCAGAGCAAGATGAGCCGCGGCATCGTGGTGGAGGCCGCCGTGCTGGTGCCGCGCCTTCGCCGCAGGCTCGGCTCCCTCCCCAAGCGCCGCAGGCGATGAACGCTGCGCCGGCGTACCGGCGCCGCTGGATCGAACCGGTGCTGGTGGTGGTGGGCTTCACCCTGCTGGCGATACTGGTCACGTGGCCGGTGGCGGCGCACGTGAGCACGCTCATCCCCAGCCCCGGTGCTGCATGGGATCCCGCGGGCTTCATCTGGGACTTCTGGCAGCGCTCCACCGAGAGCCTGGGGCTATGGGGCGACGCCGTCTCAGGGCTGGCCGGCTACCCGTTCGGCCGTGGATTCCCGGCTGCGGCCGACGCCACGCAGCTGGTCACCTACGGGCCCGCGTGGGTCATCACCATCATCGCCGGACCGGTGGTGGCCTACAACGTGGTGATCATCAGCGGCTTGGCATTCGCCGGCGTGGCCATGTACGCCCTCGCCCGCTGGCTGGGCACGGGCCCCGGCATCGCCACGTGGGCCGGCGGCGCGTACGTCATCTTCCCCTATGCCATCGGCAAGGCCGTCACGCACGCTCCGCTGGTGCACCTCGCGTGCTTCCCCCTCGCGGTGCTCGCCGGCCTCTGGTGGTCGGAGCGGCCCACCTGGAGACGCGCGCTGGTCGTGGTGGCGGCCTACGGATTCGCATGGCTCACCAACCCCTACTACGGGCTGATGGCCACAGTGGTGCTGCTGGTGGTGTGCGGAGGGGGACTCATTCGCATCATGCGCGGCGCCGGCCTGCACATGGCCGCGCGAAGCGGCGGCACGCTCGCGGGTCTCGCCCTGCTCATCGTGGTGGTGCCCGTGGCCCTCATCGGTCGGTCGGCCACCGACCAGACCACCTCGGGCATCTCGCGCGAGGTCATCGACCTCGACAACTTCGGCGCCCGCCTCACCGACTTCACGACCCCGCCCGGCAACTCGTTCTTCATACGCGGCATCAATCCGCAGTGGCAGGGCGTCGCGGCGAATGGCGATGAACGCATCATCCTCTACCTGGGAATCACCACCGTGGCCATCGCGATCCTGGGCGCTATCGTCACCTGGCGCGCCACGGGCACGCTGGGGCCGCGCCTGCGTCTGGCCGCCCGC
Above is a genomic segment from Actinomycetota bacterium containing:
- a CDS encoding glycosyltransferase family 2 protein, with the translated sequence MLSVVIPAHNEADSIPTALRGVYAALQAAGVDHEIVVVDDHCSDGTADVVRALAAHEVPTARVVVNQGKGGFGLAVRCGLDNFSGDAVAVMMADLSDSPDDLVEFWRTMQRTGADCVFGTRFSKGGRVIDYPAAKLRINRVANLGIRVLFGLRYDDVTNAFKLYRREVIDGVQPLLSHHFNLTVEIPLKAIVRGYTYAVVPNSWTNRSHGESKFRVKEMGSRYAFIILYCLLERLLSRGDYRRVAAEQR
- a CDS encoding polyprenol monophosphomannose synthase; translation: MTLESPTAWVCVPTYDERENVEALVTAVRQAMDDAGIDGHVLVIDDGSPDGTGQIADAMAARDNRVHVLHRTAKEGIGPAYRAGFRHAMAEGADLILEMDCDFSHNPRDVPRLIAAARTADVVLGSRYARGGGVAEWGLLRRAISRGGCLYAQAWIGASVKDLTGGFKCFRREVLEAIPLDEVSGAGYVFQVEMTYRALLQGFSVVEVPITFTDRTQGQSKMSRGIVVEAAVLVPRLRRRLGSLPKRRRR